Proteins found in one Hevea brasiliensis isolate MT/VB/25A 57/8 chromosome 18, ASM3005281v1, whole genome shotgun sequence genomic segment:
- the LOC131175852 gene encoding metalloendoproteinase 1-like: MKSSTKHLHEPPYQEIKPFVTKRTVAMAPKFSHLLATFLLLLFSIQLFIAQSEGHEGKTLKFLQSLKEVQKGQNVVGLNEVKKHLRKFGYYPSDDTNNLNDDFDNLLESALKTYQKFYKLKVTGSLDSATIKNMMIPRCGVPDVTNLTSLSKPTSKSHHKSKMFHMVSHYDFPKGMPRWPSSKYKLTYTFRSGAQNPNEADMRSACSRAFQRWASVSQFTFQEAPTGSKADIVIGFYRRDHGDGLAFDGPLGTVLAHAFYPQDGRFHYDADKDWSNNPNMNQFDLESVAAHEIGHLLGLAHSQDSNAIMYSIIPIGTIKRKLTQDDIDGIHALYPN; the protein is encoded by the exons ATGAAAAGCT caacaaaacatttaCATGAACCACCGTACCAAGAGATTAAGCCATTCGTTACTAAAAGAACAGTAGCAATGGCTCCCAAATTTTCCCATCTTCTTGCAACCTTCCTCCTACTGCTCTTTTCAATCCAGCTCTTTATAGCTCAGTCTGAAGGTCATGAGGGGAAAACTCTCAAATTTCTTCAAAGCCTAAAGGAAGTCCAAAAGGGCCAAAATGTTGTTGGCCTTAATGAGGTCAAGAAGCACCTCAGGAAATTTGGATACTACCCAAGTGATGATACCAATAATCTAAATGACGATTTCGATAACCTTTTGGAGTCTGCACTCAAAACTTACCAAAAATTTTACAAGCTAAAGGTCACTGGGAGTCTAGATTCTGCTACCATCAAGAACATGATGATCCCACGATGTGGAGTACCCGATGTCACCAATCTCACATCCTTATCAAAACCAACCAGCAAAAGCCACCACAAGTCGAAAATGTTCCACATGGTTTCACACTATGATTTTCCCAAGGGAATGCCAAGATGGCCATCTTCTAAGTATAAACTCACCTACACGTTTCGCTCTGGAGCTCAAAACCCAAATGAGGCAGACATGAGGTCTGCTTGCTCGCGAGCGTTTCAAAGATGGGCAAGTGTTTCCCAATTCACTTTTCAGGAAGCACCTACAGGTTCCAAAGCTGATATTGTAATCGGTTTTTACAGACGTGATCATGGAGATGGACTTGCTTTTGATGGGCCGCTAGGAACGGTGCTGGCTCATGCATTTTATCCCCAAGATGGAAGATTCCATTATGATGCGGATAAGGATTGGAGTAACAATCCCAACATGAACCAATTTGACTTGGAATCTGTGGCTGCTCATGAAATTGGTCATCTTCTTGGGCTTGCACACAGTCAGGATTCAAATGCCATTATGTATTCAATAATTCCAATAGGGACTATCAAAAGGAAACTCACCCAAGATGATATTGATGGCATACATGCTCTCTACCCTAATTAA